In Luteitalea sp., the DNA window ACACGTTCATCGCGACATCGGATCTCCACCTCGAGCGCAAGCTGCGCATGTCACGTGACCAGTGCGTCGAGGCGGCGGAGCGGGCCACCCGTCTTGCACGCCGCTATACGAGCGATGTGCAGTTCTCGGCAGAAGACGCCACACGCAGTGATCTCGACTTCTTGTGTCTGATCGTCGAGGCCGTGATTCGCGCTGGTGCCACGACGATCAACCTGCCCGACACGGTCGGCTACTGCACGCCGGACGAGATTACGGATTTCTTCCGGGCAATCATGTCGCGGGTACCGAATGCCGACAAGGCGGTCTTCAGCACCCACTGCCACGATGACTTGGGCCTCGCAGTCGCGAACAGTGTTGCTGCGCTCAGGGCGGGTGCACGGCAGGTCGAGTGCACCGTGAACGGCATCGGCGAGCGCGCCGGCAACGCCGCGCTCGAGGAAATCGTCATGATCGCGCAGGTCCGCCCGGATCGCACCCAGTTTCGCACGCGCGTTCGGACCACCGAGATATTCGCCGCTAGCCAGCTTCTCACCGAGCTCACGAGCGAGTCGGTCCAAGCCAACAAGGCAATCGTCGGGCGGAATGCCTTTGCCCACGAGGCGGGCATTCATCAGGACGGCGTCCTCAAGGACCGGCGAACCTACGAGATCATGACGCCGGAAAGCGTGGGCGTGCCGCGCACCACGCTGGTGCTCGGGAAGCACTCGGGCCGTCACGCCGTACAACAGCGGTGTGAGGCGATGGGCGTCAAGTTGAGCAAGCACGAGCTCGACGGCGTCTATAGGAAGATGATTGCGCTGGCCGACCGCAAGAAGGCCGTGTCGGAGGAGGAGCTCGCGGCCATCGTACGCGAGATTGCAGGCA includes these proteins:
- a CDS encoding 2-isopropylmalate synthase, whose protein sequence is MPDPNIIVFDTTLRDGEQAPGFSMRIQEKVRLARQLDALGVDVIEAGFPIASEADAEAVRLVATEIRRPIIAALARCNPADIDAAGVALRSATRSRIHTFIATSDLHLERKLRMSRDQCVEAAERATRLARRYTSDVQFSAEDATRSDLDFLCLIVEAVIRAGATTINLPDTVGYCTPDEITDFFRAIMSRVPNADKAVFSTHCHDDLGLAVANSVAALRAGARQVECTVNGIGERAGNAALEEIVMIAQVRPDRTQFRTRVRTTEIFAASQLLTELTSESVQANKAIVGRNAFAHEAGIHQDGVLKDRRTYEIMTPESVGVPRTTLVLGKHSGRHAVQQRCEAMGVKLSKHELDGVYRKMIALADRKKAVSEEELAAIVREIAGSPAPPDSTRSAAHAPRPAQDTTPAEVGYGHGV